The DNA segment CCACCACGTTATACATGGGAAGGCTTACAGTTCTCAAGTCTTCTGGACGTAGAACGGTTTACCCATAATTATCCACGTCCAAACACTAGATATCAACTCCTTTCCCAAGAAGTTCCCTTCTAAGTGGTTAGAGTATTgaagaggcaggaagggagagaaaatgtGTCTGAAAGTCCACTTCTTAAAAACAACTCTCATGCTTTGTGTGAGGGCTGTGGCAGCATTGACTTGACTAAGAATTATCAgacaaaataaaactttatttgtaagTTTTAACCTGGGGTTACAAAATCACCTACTAGTAATGTAAGCattaaattacatcattaccACCAACTTTCCATTAGTTGTGGTCATAGAGGCCCAGGTGACCTAGATTAAGCCAACCACCTACTTTTAGCAGATTTGTAACTTCTCCTTCCCTTATACCTTTTCCCCAAGCTGATATTATGCATTAGAAGGAAAAcactctattttttatttaaaaaaaaatgatatttgaTATGGTAAGACCAGATGCAGAAATGTCTTCAATTCCACTTCCACACATAGGAGCAAATGCAAACTACTCTGTCTCAGAACGTGCTCTCTGACTTTCTAACCTGTCCTCCGCCATCATTTTGAAAGTCTCTAAAAGCGGTCAATTGTCAGGGAACACAAAGTTGGGGAGCAGAAAGTGTAGCCATTTTCTATTTTGTACTTCAACCCCTTCCCTCCTTACTTGCTTCCTTAaaggaataataataaatgaGATAATCAGAATTGGGATTGCATAAATGAAGAGTCTACGTGGAATTATGTCCCCATGTAACAGACTATTAATTGGGAATTCTTCAACTAGCATAATTAACAAAGGAATATCACTTTTGGGATAGAGTGGAAACCCCCTCCATCAGGCAAAGAATTCTTAccttagaaagaaaaaataaaggttgGTCTCTGTAGCCCAGCCTGGTGTAGACAAATACAGGCAGGGTATAATCATGGGATGTCATGGCGGAGACCCTCATGGATTCGTGCACCCGAAATTGTGAGaagtgcagaatgttttcactgTCCCCAAGGGATTTCCTGACCCCAATAGAAGGATATAAAGCAGCACTGCTGTTCCAGAGCCAAGAAAGCTCATTGTTCCTCAGAACTTCCTCTTCTGGGCATGACCCAGTGTAGTTTGGGGCATAAACATTATAATTGTGGCAATCAGGATATAAATAATAACCCCAAAGGCCCTTGGGTCGACTCTTGATCCCCAATTTGATGGTTTCCTTCATGAAAGCTTTTGCACTTTCTTCAAAGGTTGCTTTGGCTAAATACTCAATATCAGTAGCTGATACATTCTCTTGCGTTTCAGAAATAAGCTTTCTTGACTTCTGTCTGTAAACATTTTTTGCGTTCCAGTTCCGGGCCCACTGGGGTCTCCAATATTCCCAGTCTATCACAGCAAGTCCGCTGAAATCTTCAGCAGGGATGTAATAATTAATGTCTTGGTCAGCTTTTTCCAGGTGTACTTGCAAACTTATGTTCTGAGGCAGACCTCCATTAATGGGAACGCCCTGCGATGTATACCATGGATAGTATCCCAGTCTGTTGACATAGAATATAGTGACATTTTGCCCCCTGGCCTTGGCCAGTGGGCTTCCAACCACCTGAAACATTTTCAGATTTAGTCTTATATTGTATTTTATTAAGCACTGATCTGTTGGGGCGTTCCAAGCAGCTATAAAAGGTTTCCTTTGGTAAATTGGAAGCCGAGCAGGTTTTAGAGAAGAGATAGATTTCAGAATAAAGAAGATGAgcagccataaggagaaatggaCTGGCTGAACCACACAAAACCTTACTTGTCCTTCCGGTAATATTTTCATGGTAAGATAAGAATTGTATGTTATCTTCTGCTTTAACGCACTCTGGAAGACCTGTGGAGAGATTTAATTTTCTGTTAGTGATAATTTTGAGGACAAAGACTCCAATATTGAATAGGTATTattatacatttatattttataaattatattttacttaCCAATCAAGGCatggaagcaaaagaactgaCCTAGCTTCTATTTGGGGGCAACCAAtgtaattcaacaaacattcatgGAGATCTAGTTCTTGTGCCCAGGAATACAAAAGGAATAAGACGTGGTCCTTGCCCCCAAAGTGCTCCTGGTTAAATCAAAAGGTAAAATAATATGCACTATCATTTCAAAAATTTCATAATTCCCAAGTACTGTGCTGAAGTCCTTCATAAGCATTTATCTCATTTAGTCTGGTAATAACTGTGTAAGACCATTAAAATTACATCTCCAATTTACaaataaggaagctgaggcttagCAAGATGAAGAGGCTTGTCTGAGGTCACATTGGATAGAAGGCAAGGTAATGGGAAATTGTTATGATCAAAATGCATAACAAATACTATGGAACAATTTATTAAAGCAATTACTTCTCCTGGGGGCAGGGTGTAGGTAGGAAGAGAAAGTGGTCAAGAAATCCTGCAGAGAAGATGGGACACCCGAATTGAGCCAAGAAGACAGGTAGGAGCTCGGAAGGTAAGAGAAGGAAGAGAGCCGTGACTACTTTGTCAAGTTTCCTTTCTAGTTATCTGTCAAActactgtaaaatattttttataagctCACCCAAGTAGGTTTAATGGCATAAAACATTTGATGTCTTCTGTATCATTGTCCTTGgctggtgcaaattgttaacgtggctgttaacagaaagattggaggttcgagtccacccagaggtgcctaggaaaaaggcctgatgatctgcttctgaaaaatcagctatcgaaaaccctacggagcatagttctactctgacacacatgggatcgccatgagtcagaatcgactcgatgacaactggacCTGGACCGTATCAGTAAAGTGAAATGCATTCTGCTTATGCCTAGCACAGCGAGGATAGGGTATATCAAAAACCTttgtcctttggctgagtgcccaGCACACAGACCCCTCCATCTGTAGTGACTTCTCCACCATGTGAGTCTTGATGGAAGGCAGAGTCCAGATTTCATTGTTGTTGCCTTgtgtcctcgagtcgattccaaaaggttggtggttcaaacccacccagtggtacctcagaagaaaagttgtagaaatctgcttccataaagtatacagccaagaaaaccctatggaacagttttactgtgTCACAAATAGGGTCGACAATGAGCCATATTTCATCAAATAAGTCAAAACGTCCAAGTACTTTCTCAGCCTTCCTTGAAGCTAGGGTGCTGGCACGTGACCTGGGCCAAGCCAGTTCTATGCAACCCACTCCAGACTTTGAATAGGGGTCTTGGGAATTAAAAAGATTGGTGTTGGAGTCAGTAGTGACAGTAATTCCAGGGCGCAGGAGCAGCAGTGCCTGTGGGGACATTCAGAACCTGGTGTCCCCGGTGCTAATGTTAAGTGGCAGCATTGTCCTCGTGGGACAGCACTTTTCTGCTCAAGTCAGTAAAGTTTTGTCTCAGTTGCTTACAACCAGAAACTCTGAGGGAAACAGGCTCTTGCCATGCACTCTGTGGGTTGTGATTATGTCCTCGAGCAGTTATCTATAATATGTAATTACGATGCCTCACCACCAGGTGTCACCAGCCTAACTTGATAGCGCTTCCCGAGTCTAAGACACTGaggtaaataaaaattttaaagaatttagaaaaccttattaaaaatatttaacgaGTCCTAACTAAATGGATACATGCTAAATATTAGTTTTTAAGAGCTATGGATAGAggtattttctttattcattcattcagtaaatacctTTATCCTCCGCAACACAAAGATGAGTAAAATAATCCCACTTAGTAACATAAAATAAGGCGTCCCTGGGTACTGCAAACGGCtaagccctcaactactagctgaaaggttggcggtttgaacccacccagaagcaccttgagagacaggcctggcaacctgctgccaaaaggtcacaaccttggaaaaaaccctatggagcagttctctgcacacatggagtcaccgtcagaattgtctcaacagcaacaaataacaaCGACATGAAATATATTATACTGAAGGTATACATTATGGTTTGAAGAGAAGAGTGTTTTCAATGAAATCTAATTTTATGAGTGTAAAATAACGGTCCTCAAATCTGCTCCTAATCTTTATCAATTATACTCTGCCTCAGGGTAAGAAAAATGAATTTGCATATGGATGGATTAATGGGGGGGGGCTTTTCTTTAAACCTAAATCTCAGTCCTTGTTAGAGAAAGTCATGCACGTGCACAAAAATCTATTCTAGCGGGATACtctctgctttttgttttaatcaaAACATAGCTTTCCACTGATGAATGTTTCCCCTTTGGCCATGCCGGCCCGTCACTACCACAGAAAGTCTTCCTTTATTACACAGTTACCAAGTGATTCTATTCTCTGACCCAGGGACATTATTATTCTCCTATTCTGGTTACCTGGAGGTGCATGTTACATGCCAGGTGGCAGGCATAGCTGCTGATAAATAATGAGCGGGGCACAGTAAATACTGGCGAAATAAATAAGTCAAGTTCACGCCTACGGTCTTGTGTTTGCTGTATCCTGTGTTTCTGCTTCCCAGGCAGTCAGGCCACTGCCGCTGCCCCTCCCCCCCcgctccccaccaccaccacccgccCTTCGCTCTCCAGGTTAAACTCCTCGGCTTGCTGCCAGGGCCTTCACTCCGCGCCTCCCAGACACTTCTTCGGCCTCCTCAAAGCCGCGCTACCCCATGCAATctggttggctgcttctcctcccttccttccttcaccaGGGAACTTCTCCAGACCTGCCCTTCCAAAAGTACCTCCAGCATTTCTCCTGAACCCCTTTTCCTCACCCCACACACACCATCAAAATCCCCACTGCTCAGCTCTACCTGGATCTTGACTAGTTGTTGTAGCATAGCCATGTGTGTAATTACCCACACTTCACAGTGAGTCATCAGAGCACCTTCCCCCCTCACCCCTCTGGTAATCCTTCCAGGAAGGTTTGCACTTTTAACAGCTCTCTAACCAGTTACtgagaagttgattctgactcttggtgaccccttgtgtgtcagagtagaactgtgcgccatagggttttcagtggttagtttttttggacgtagattgtcaggacttctgaggcacctccgagtGGACTCTCGAACCTCTAACATTTCAGTTGGCAACCAAGCacgttacccatttgcaccactgtcttagttatttagtgctgctgtaacagaaataccacaagtggatggttttaacaaagagaaatttactctttcacagtctaggaggctagaagtctgaattcagggtacagctccaggggaaggctttctctctgtgggctctgggggaaggtccttgtcatcactctcaTCCTGGTCGAAgatcttctcagagcagggaccccaggtccaaaggatatgctatgcccccagtgcttctttcttggtggcatcaggtccccatgtctctctgatcacttctgtcttttatatctcaaaagagattgactcaaaatacaatctaatcttgtaggttgattgagtcctggctcattaatatgactgcctataatcctgcctcattaacatcatagaggtaggatttacaacacacaggaaaactacatgagataacaaaatggtgggcaatcacacaatactgggaatcatggcctagccaagttgacacacgttttggggggacacgattcaatccataacaaccaccTACTTGGTAAGTtttagaatgagttgggaagatACTGGGAGTGGGGAGGAGTAAGGTGTTTAACCTGGGCTTGTCCCCTAAATTTTGTCACCCAGTTTTCTCTTCTTAGGAGTAAGGTTTGTTCTGAGAGCATGTATGAAGGACCAGTTCCCTTCCCTCAACAGGGAAACTTCTGTGAGAACACTTTGAAGGACTcttctggtggcgtaatggttaagggctcatctgctaaccaaaaggtcagcagtttgaatccaccagccactccttggaaaccctggggtactgttccactctgtcctataggggagctaggagtcagaatcaaaaattaaaaaatcaactggtttgatttttggtttggacAAAAGTTTGCCAGCAAAATGACACACGTCTGTGAAAGCCAAAGAGTAAAGGGAGGTAGCTTTCTCCTCAGACTCCTCTCCAGGTAGAAGGAAGAGCACAGTGAAAAAGGCTTAGCTGCTGCTGTGTTTACCttggggagtccctgggcagtgcaaacagttaagtgctccagtactaaccaaaaggttgacggttcaaactcacctagaggcgcctgagaagaaagacctagagatctgcttcccaaagatcacagccttgaaaaccctattgagcagttctactctgcacccatgggatcaccatgagttggaattgacttggcggcaacaaCATTGACCTTGGCCTCACCTATTCTGACCTTCTGGCCCCACTGAGAAGGGAATGTGACAAAAAGCAACCAAGGTGGGCACTACCTTGTTTCAAACAGGCCCAGGGCCTCACCTCAATACCTTGTCCTGGTGGTGAAGGAGATGGTTAGGTGGGTAGGGGGGTTCCCCTGGTGGAGGCAGGCAGGTCACCTGTGAATATATAAGTCAGCAAAGAAGTTTCTACGCCCTACTTATTCCTAGTCCCCCTCTCGTACCTTCCCCACAAAATCTTTGTTGCTtgtgagaaactaaaaaaaaaaaaaaaagagagagagtagtCCTTGCCCTTCAGAAGCTGGCCTGGCACTCATAGGCCATGTtgttcttctgttgttgttaggtcctgttgagtcatttcccactcatagcaaccctacaggacagagtagagctgccccataatgtttccgaggagcggctggtagatttgaactgccaaccttttggttagcagccaagttttaaccactatgccaccagggctccattttcctACTAGACATAAACAATCTCACAGTTTACCAACCTCACACAAAGTCACCCTGAGACCATGATAAATACCAAACATCCTCTCTCTTGCTAATGAGTGGCTGCTAGTTCTTTATCGAATCACATAATCACCCTGCTTTCTGATAGCATCTAATTTAGAGCAGGCCCCCACTTTCTTAGACCAAATAATCCCCCCAAAGCCCAAATTCTATAGTGAaacccccaaaacccaaacccattgccactgagttgattctgtcagaaagaattgccccacaaggtttccaaggctgtaatcactacggaagcagactgctacatcttcctcccatggagcagctggtggattcgaaccatcaacctactcgtagccaagtgtttaaccactgcatgaccagggcttCTCTCAAAATCCTATAGTAAGCTATTTTTAACACACTGTTACTGAGAAATCCCACAGTTCCACCATAGTGTGTGTTCTCCATCGATGTAACAAGTAATATGCCCGACATGTTTAAATACAGCTGTGTTCCTGgtggtctttggctgaaggacatTGACACCTGTGCAACCTCAGTGGCACTTAGTGTTCATTCATAGCTGAGTTCAGGAAATGTTTATTAAGAACCTCATATGTTTGGCCCCCATTCTAAGTGATAttcatttactgtatttttatgcaaataacatatggcttctacatttgtttgcttaGCCACATGCCCCTCaccgaggtattttcataagcaacactttgccgatttttttttttacatgttgctgtaaaaacaaATCAACGAATTAACAAAGCAATGCTATGTCTTTTTGTCTGAGGTGACTTGGGTCACACCTGGTAGCCTAAGAATTTAAGAAGGGAGCTTTAGGGTACATGATACCAGCTTAGCCTTCAGATGGGCAGTCAGCAATGACTAGATGATGAAGTTCCAGTGAAAACTCTGACACCAAGGCTCAGGTGAGCGTCTCTTGTTGGCAGTATTCCGTGCGTATCATCACACATCGCTGCCAGGGAACTAATTCTGTCCACAGCTTCATGGAGAGGGGACTCTGGATGCTCCACATCTAGAACTTCTCTGGACTCTGCCCTGTGTCCTTCCCTTGGCTGATTTAGCTGCAataaaccataaccgtaagcatAACAGCTTTTAGTGAGTTCTGGGAATCcttctagcaaattatcaaatTAACAGTGGTTTGGGGGACCCTTGGACTTGGCGATTATTGACAAAAGTAAGGTTGGTCTTATGGACCGTGCTCCCTCAAACGTTGCAGTGTTCCATACTCATCTTTAAGATTATAGGGAATACTCTAGGCATCTCTCTCTTAATATTAATGTATTAACAGAGGGATTTGATTTTCCAAGTCTACaactcttttgtttattttttcatgatATTGGCATTTTGTTTCAAAACTTTTAAGATGGCACACGTCTGCCCCTAAATCCATAAAGGTTTATCATGAAGGTATCATGAAAATCACGATTTCCCAAGAAACCCATTAATTATAATCTTTTGTTTCCAATCCTTCAAGGAAAAAACTGATCGAACTGATCACTGTtgccaataaaaaaaagtatgcataaatatttatcagaatggaaaacaaaacagGGCCACAGGGTTCAAAGCTTTGTCCTCGATTCTTCAGAACTAGTTGttaatcatggagccctggtggcatagtatttaagcatttggctgctaaccaaaaggtcgacagtttgaatccaccagctgctctttggaagccttataggacagttctactctgtcctatagggtcgctatgagttggaatcaacttgacggcaatggattttgggtttttggttctaATAAAAACTTACTAGAAGAACAACCAATAATGgacatccctttttttttctctctctctctctctctgatggaTGTTACTACCTTAATCTGATTGTTAGTGATGGTTCTCAAATTCTTCTCTCTTGAAATACCAATGTTTTGCAAACTGGATCTAAGtgccagaaggaaggaaaaaaaaattaatggataaATGTTTCTCAATTAAGTTTTTCCCataattttcttcttaaaatctCAGTGCCTATTAATACGCAGTATAATCCATCTGAAAATCTCTTTAAACCCCATACTTCAGCCTTACCTACTGAATTTTATCATAGCTCTATTTCCTGTCTTTATGAAAGAACATTGTTGTCCCTCCATCTGAACAAATTCTAGAATTACTGTGGTATCTTGATTGTATAAAACTGCTCCCTTCCCACGTTCTTAAGAACAACTTAAATTTTGTAAGCTTCTGGAAACAGCTATTCAGTGTTACTGGTGCTAATCCAAAATTCACTATTATTC comes from the Elephas maximus indicus isolate mEleMax1 chromosome 8, mEleMax1 primary haplotype, whole genome shotgun sequence genome and includes:
- the LOC126081401 gene encoding hyaluronidase-4; this encodes MKILPEGQVRFCVVQPVHFSLWLLIFFILKSISSLKPARLPIYQRKPFIAAWNAPTDQCLIKYNIRLNLKMFQVVGSPLAKARGQNVTIFYVNRLGYYPWYTSQGVPINGGLPQNISLQVHLEKADQDINYYIPAEDFSGLAVIDWEYWRPQWARNWNAKNVYRQKSRKLISETQENVSATDIEYLAKATFEESAKAFMKETIKLGIKSRPKGLWGYYLYPDCHNYNVYAPNYTGSCPEEEVLRNNELSWLWNSSAALYPSIGVRKSLGDSENILHFSQFRVHESMRVSAMTSHDYTLPVFVYTRLGYRDQPLFFLSKQDLISTIGESAALGAAGIVIWGDLNLTSSEGNCTKVKQFVSSDLGYYIVNVTGAAEVCSRHLCGNNGRCVRRRWKAPDYLHLNPASYHIRASEDGDITVTGAASDTDLEVMAEKFSCHCYQGYEGADCRAMKAPDGRAGASPVSGSLISLRLLVLTCYWSTQL